One genomic region from Caldivirga sp. encodes:
- a CDS encoding tyrosine-type recombinase/integrase encodes MVLQLVGMDPSMINVDKLNNETRRRILEYVLNKGVKPGELGYEWSYVYRVRVGRVQVSDDLVKACIRHITREELVRLVGVRLEEANATPSDAVRVIRTMQVDPAYRDLVFSMLKQAFGEYLREAGAEWIVKEGDLEDFIKAKRLRGLSEKTIRDEVRYVRQALIELNWRLNPDALRDYLSELREESEYVLKHTAYSLKSLLKEVLRSRDPVLFSALYYSFRTVKPMRRIRVKLPELSQLRELFSELPSIEAKAYFMILAETGLRPSEPLLLGLSDVDWEHGVLRIGKVTATKRAFIAFLRPESVKWLKDNYMPVRDGFVKLKYDAVKADYLHVNANAEDWASRLIPFNRDRLRREIKKTARAVLGRDFELYELRKFFATWMISQGVPESIVNTLQGRAPPSEFRILIEHYWSPRHEELRQWYLKHAPAVCCG; translated from the coding sequence TTGGTACTTCAACTGGTAGGAATGGATCCAAGCATGATTAACGTGGATAAGCTTAATAATGAGACTAGAAGGAGGATCCTGGAGTACGTCCTCAATAAGGGTGTTAAGCCTGGTGAGTTGGGTTATGAGTGGTCGTATGTTTATAGGGTTAGGGTTGGTAGGGTTCAGGTTAGTGATGATTTGGTTAAGGCATGCATAAGGCATATTACCAGGGAGGAGTTGGTTAGGTTGGTTGGTGTTAGGCTTGAGGAGGCTAATGCTACGCCTAGTGATGCTGTTAGGGTTATTCGCACAATGCAGGTTGACCCAGCTTACCGTGACCTAGTCTTCAGTATGCTTAAGCAGGCATTTGGTGAGTACTTGAGGGAGGCTGGGGCTGAGTGGATTGTGAAGGAGGGTGACCTTGAGGATTTCATTAAGGCTAAGAGGCTTAGGGGGCTTTCAGAGAAGACTATTAGGGATGAGGTTCGTTACGTTAGGCAAGCCTTAATTGAACTTAACTGGAGGCTTAACCCGGATGCTCTAAGGGACTACTTATCGGAGTTAAGGGAGGAGTCGGAGTACGTGCTTAAGCATACTGCATACAGCCTAAAGTCACTCCTAAAGGAGGTTCTTAGGTCAAGGGACCCAGTATTATTCAGTGCACTTTACTATAGTTTCAGGACTGTGAAGCCAATGAGGAGGATTAGGGTTAAGTTACCTGAATTAAGCCAATTAAGGGAATTATTCAGTGAGTTACCGAGTATTGAGGCTAAGGCGTACTTCATGATCCTAGCCGAGACTGGGCTTAGGCCCAGTGAACCACTCCTACTTGGTTTAAGTGACGTGGATTGGGAGCATGGTGTGCTTAGGATTGGTAAGGTTACGGCCACTAAGAGGGCATTCATAGCCTTCCTAAGGCCTGAATCAGTGAAGTGGCTTAAGGATAATTACATGCCTGTTAGGGACGGCTTCGTGAAGCTTAAGTACGATGCCGTTAAGGCTGATTACCTACACGTTAATGCTAATGCAGAGGATTGGGCAAGTAGGCTAATACCATTCAATAGGGATAGGTTAAGAAGGGAGATTAAGAAAACAGCCAGGGCAGTGCTGGGCCGTGACTTCGAGCTATACGAGCTACGTAAATTCTTCGCAACATGGATGATAAGCCAAGGAGTACCGGAAAGCATAGTCAACACACTACAGGGCAGGGCACCACCAAGCGAATTCAGAATACTCATTGAGCACTACTGGAGCCCTAGGCATGAGGAGCTTAGGCAGTGGTATTTGAAGCATGCACCAGCCGTATGTTGTGGTTGA